The Porites lutea chromosome 11, jaPorLute2.1, whole genome shotgun sequence genome includes a region encoding these proteins:
- the LOC140952357 gene encoding uncharacterized protein — protein sequence MKDSTIISFICFFFAVLQGLVAESTELPGVKCNEPVLATVEVDSQHRFRPFYVRLHRCEGSWKQVNPKIKKCVATGQREINIKVFSFERNRYEFRRVYNHTSCGAECTTGGPDKCDLRVERWNEETCKCDCEFDDAPPPDVMKRKKYSRWNKHLCKYQCNRSPSGCSPKQELDRKTCSCVCKGYYKRICEKRIDHLDPDTCECVESPALHRMSKSSVTYVVIGILLAVLVVIVLFVLALCCRRRCKASSSQQLQTLQGTPETSSVAGSVATNDSGSDRSSDCQISEGQIKSHHQFVTNV from the exons ATGAAGGATTCAACCATAATCAgcttcatttgtttctttttcgcCGTATTACAAGGTTTGG TGGCTGAGTCAACTGAGCTACCGGGTGTCAAATGCAACGAGCCAGTACTTGCAACAGTAGAAGTTGATTCCCAGCATAGATTCCGACCTTTTTATGTCCGACTCCACCGTTGTGAGGGTTCGTGGAAGCAGGTCAACCCGAAAATCAAGAAGTGCGTTGCCACTGGCCAAAGGGAAATCAACATAAAAGTGTTTTCATTTGAGAGAAACAGATATGAATTTCGTCGTGTGTATAACCACACAAGCTGCGGTGCAGAGTGTACGACAGGTGGCCCAGATAAATGCGACCTTCGGGTGGAGAGGTGGAATGAAGAAACCTGTAAATGTGACTGTGAATTTGACGACGCACCACCACCTGACGTCATGAAACGAAAGAAATACTCTAG GTGGAATAAACACCTTTGTAAATATCAATGCAATCGATCGCCATCTGGCTGCTCACCAAAACAG GAATTGGACCGTAAGACATGTTCCTGTGTCTGCAAAGGGTATTACAAGCGTATCTGCGAGAAAAGAATTGATCACCTAGACCCTGACACTTGTGAATGCGTTGAGAGTCCTGCATTACATAGAATGTCTAAAA gttcGGTTACCTACGTTGTGATTGGTATTCTTTTGGCAGTTCTAGTAGTTATTGTGTTGTTCGTCTTGGCACTCTGTTGCCGGCGTAGATGCAAAGCGTCAAGTTCACAACAACTACAAACTCTTCAAGGGACTCCTGAGACATCATCAGTCGCCGGATCAGTCGCTACGAACGATTCAG GATCTGACAGGTCATCTGACTGTCAAATCTCGGAAGGCCAAATCAAATCACATCATCAGTTTGTGACTAATGTTTAA